A portion of the Sabethes cyaneus chromosome 3, idSabCyanKW18_F2, whole genome shotgun sequence genome contains these proteins:
- the LOC128744342 gene encoding synapse-associated protein of 47 kDa isoform X8 yields the protein MPAMPSMPTVSMPAMPAMPSMPSIPGLRKGNQTDENGGIANEGLATSPDKTNQGTTGMTDAADEEDRSRYISATGGADSRPATGPGTPTEENAGQIGQVTHKVTAGAKSIGSFLYSSFNKAGDKIKHLKDNTILGEFNKEQEAFIKNQQGSGEPGACPWTGHANEAKIKEEILSLSADRRNFVRAPPAGVEFEFDYDRLYPVALAIMNEDKELEKMRFELVPKIITEENFWRNYFYRVSLICQAGDLGTLGDNNEFVRRGASEDTEESVTSQKRPTISAAVGSSSEKSAVVKDATEFVSDSFKTTKADLEEVQESIKKLGIDTLAKQANESISHCRTEKGGESTVEEQWEKDLEAELQDYEVVNDGTDRTNWEKDVDELLDDETDLK from the exons ATGCCAGCAATGCCATCCATGCCAACGGTTTCAATGCCAGCAATGCCTGCCATGCCTTCTATGCCATCCATACCAGGTTTACGGAAGGGTAACCAAACAGACGAAAATGGAGGCATTGCTAATGAAGGCCTGGCCACATCGCCCGATAAGACGAATCAAGGTACCACTGGTATGACGGACGCTGCCGATGAGGAAGACCGGTCCAGGTATATTAG TGCTACAGGCGGGGCAGATTCTCGTCCTGCAACCGGTCCAGGAACGCCAACGGAAGAAAACGCCGGGCAAATCGGACAAG TCACCCACAAAGTGACAGCAGGAGCCAAATCGATTGGCTCTTTTCTGTATTCATCATTCAACAAAGCTGGAGACAAAATTAAACACTTGAAGGATAAT ACTATTCTAGGTGAATTTAATAAAGAACAGGAAGCATTTATCAAGAATCAGCAGGGTTCCGGTGAACCGGGCGCATGTCCTTGGACTGGTCATGCAAATGAGGCCAAAATCAAGGAGGAAATTCTTAGTCTTTCTGCG gaTCGTCGGAACTTCGTCCGTGCGCCGCCAGCTGGAGTTGAGTTTGAATTTGACTATGATCGTTTGTACCCAGTCGCACTTGCCATTATGAATGAGGACAAGGAACTAGAAAAAATGCGATTTGAGTTGGTACCTAAAAT CATAACGGAAGAAAACTTTTGGCGCAACTATTTCTACCGTGTCTCACTGATATGTCAAGCTGGAGACTTAGGCACGCTGGGCGACAACAATGAATTTGTTAGGCGAGGAGCTAGCGAAGATACGGAGG AATCAGTAACAAGTCAAAAAAGGCCTACAATATCTGCAGCAGTTGGTAGCAGCAGCGAAAAATCAGCAGTGGTAAAAGATGCAACCGAGTTTGTCTCAGATTCATTCAAAACTACAAAAGCTGACCTTGAAGAGGTACAAGAAAGTATTAAAAAACTAGGCATCGACACCCTCGCTAAGCAAGCGAATGAAAGCATCAGTCACTGCAGAACCGAGAAAGGTGGTGAGTCAACTG TAGAAGAGCAATGGGAGAAGGATCTGGAAGCGGAATTACAGGATTACGAAGTAGTGAATGATGGAACGGACCGTACTAATTGGGAAAAGGATGTCGACGAGCTGTTAGATGATGAAACCGATTTAAAATAA